A window from Hemicordylus capensis ecotype Gifberg chromosome 2, rHemCap1.1.pri, whole genome shotgun sequence encodes these proteins:
- the ABHD17B gene encoding alpha/beta hydrolase domain-containing protein 17B, giving the protein MNNLSFSELCCLFCCPPCPGKIASKLAFLPPDPTYTLMCDESGSRWTLHLSERADWQYSSREKDAIECFMTRTSKGNRIACMFVRCSPNAKYTLLFSHGNAVDLGQMSSFYIGLGSRINCNIFSYDYSGYGASSGKPTEKNLYADIDAAWVALRTRYGIRPENVIIYGQSIGTVPSVDLAARYESAAVILHSPLTSGMRVAFPDTKKTYCFDAFPNIDKISKITSPVLIIHGTEDEVIDFSHGLALFERCQRPVEPLWVEGAGHNDVELYGQYLERLKQFVSQELVNL; this is encoded by the exons ATGAATAATCTTTCATTTAGTGAACTGTGCTGCCTATTCTGTTGTCCACCATGTCCTGGAAAAATTGCTTCCAAACTGGCATTTTTGCCCCCAGACCCTACATATACTCTGATGTGTGATGAAAGTGGGAGTCGCTGGACTCTTCATCTTTCTGAACGAGCAGACTGGCAATACTCTTCTAGAGAAAAAGATGCCATTGAATGTTTCATGACTAGAACCAGCAAAGGTAACCGGATTGCCTGTATGTTTGTGCGTTGTTCCCCTAACGCCAAGTATACTTTGCTCTTCTCGCATGGAAATGCTGTTGACTTGGGTCAGATGAGCAGCTTTTACATAGGACTTGGTTCACGGATTAATTGCAACATATTTTCATATGATTATTCTGGATATGGAGCAAGTTCTGGAAAACCAACTGAGAAGAATTTGTATGCTGACATCGATGCTGCTTGGGTAGCACTTAGAACAAG GTATGGAATACGCCCTGAAAATGTGATTATATATGGCCAAAGCATAGGAACAGTACCATCTGTGGATCTTGCTGCTCGTTATGAAAGTGCTGCTGTAATTCTTCATTCTCCTCTGACCTCAGGAATGCGAGTAGCTTTCCCTGATACTAAGAAGACCTACTGCTTTGATGCATTCCCAAA CATTGACAAGATCTCTAAAATAACATCTCCAGTGTTAATAATCCATGGGACTGAAGATGAAGTGATTGACTTTTCGCATGGCCTAGCGTTATTTGAGCGCTGCCAAAGACCTGTGGAACCACTGTGGGTAGAAGGAGCAGGGCATAATGATGTTGAGCTTTACGGACAATATCTTGAAAGATTAAAACAGTTTGTATCACAGGAACTGGTGAATTTGTAA